In Streptomyces sp. SID8374, one genomic interval encodes:
- the rox gene encoding rifampin monooxygenase, with product MIDVIVAGGGPTGLMLACELRLAGVRTVVLEKLAEPTRETRGRGLHVRSVEVMDQRGLLDRFLAVSEKFQVGGFFGGIQKPWPDRLDTAHPYGLSTLQPVTERLLRERAVELGAELRPGCEVVGVSQSPDEEAVTAELADGTRLRARYLVGCDGGRSVVRKAIGVAFPGEPATVETLLGDMEIAEDPEVVAAVVAEVRKTQLRFGTIPNGDGTHRVIVPAAGVSEDRAAAPTLEEFKERLRALAGTDFGVHSPRWLSRFGDASRQAERYRVGRVLLAGDAAHIHPPTGGQGLNLGVQDAFNLGWKLAAEVNGWAPEGLLDSYHTERHPVGARVLDNTRAQITLLGTDPGATALRELFAKLLDFDEVNAYVTGMITAVDIRYDLGEGHDLLGRRLRDVRLERGGRLYELMHEGRGLLLDRTGALSVAGREDRVDHVVDPAEELDVPAVLLRPDGHVAWAGEEQGELDGALARWFGAPVRVAAG from the coding sequence ATGATCGACGTGATCGTGGCCGGCGGTGGACCGACCGGCCTGATGCTGGCCTGCGAACTGCGGCTGGCCGGGGTGCGGACCGTCGTGCTGGAGAAGCTGGCCGAGCCGACCCGGGAGACCCGGGGGCGCGGTCTGCATGTGCGCAGCGTCGAGGTGATGGACCAGCGCGGACTGCTGGACCGGTTCCTCGCGGTGAGCGAGAAGTTCCAGGTCGGCGGGTTCTTCGGGGGCATCCAGAAGCCGTGGCCGGACCGGCTGGACACGGCGCACCCGTACGGCCTCTCCACCCTCCAGCCGGTCACCGAGCGGCTGCTGCGCGAGCGGGCCGTGGAGCTCGGCGCCGAGCTCCGGCCGGGGTGCGAGGTGGTCGGGGTGAGCCAGTCCCCCGACGAGGAGGCGGTGACGGCCGAGCTGGCGGACGGGACGCGGCTGCGCGCCCGCTACCTCGTCGGGTGCGACGGCGGCCGCAGTGTGGTGCGCAAGGCGATCGGCGTCGCCTTCCCCGGGGAGCCCGCCACGGTCGAGACGCTGCTCGGCGACATGGAGATCGCCGAGGACCCGGAGGTGGTCGCCGCCGTCGTGGCGGAGGTCCGCAAGACCCAGCTGCGGTTCGGCACCATCCCCAACGGGGACGGGACGCACCGCGTGATCGTGCCCGCCGCCGGGGTCTCCGAGGACCGGGCGGCCGCGCCGACCCTGGAGGAGTTCAAGGAGCGGCTGCGGGCGCTCGCGGGTACGGACTTCGGCGTCCACTCGCCCCGCTGGCTCTCCCGGTTCGGGGATGCCTCCCGGCAGGCCGAGCGGTACCGGGTGGGCCGGGTGCTGCTGGCCGGAGACGCCGCGCACATCCACCCGCCGACCGGCGGGCAGGGGCTCAACCTCGGGGTGCAGGACGCGTTCAACCTCGGCTGGAAGCTGGCCGCCGAGGTCAACGGCTGGGCGCCGGAAGGGCTGTTGGACAGCTACCACACCGAACGCCACCCGGTGGGCGCCCGCGTGCTGGACAACACCCGCGCCCAGATCACGCTGCTGGGCACCGACCCGGGGGCGACCGCGCTGCGGGAGCTGTTCGCGAAGCTGCTGGACTTCGATGAGGTGAACGCGTACGTGACCGGGATGATCACCGCCGTGGACATCCGCTACGACCTCGGCGAGGGCCACGACCTGCTCGGCCGACGGCTGCGGGACGTGCGGCTGGAGCGGGGCGGCCGCCTCTACGAGCTGATGCACGAGGGCCGCGGCCTGCTCCTCGACCGGACCGGCGCCCTGTCGGTGGCGGGCCGGGAGGACCGGGTGGACCACGTGGTGGACCCGGCGGAGGAGCTGGACGTGCCCGCCGTCCTGCTGCGGCCGGACGGGCATGTGGCGTGGGCGGGCGAGGAGCAGGGGGAGCTGGACGGCGCGCTGGCCCGGTGGTTCGGAGCGCCGGTGCGGGTGGCGGCGGGTTGA
- the helR gene encoding RNA polymerase recycling motor ATPase HelR — MNPLPTSAFHLPDHLSPKADPALIAADEQHFAAIGRTLDASIAELTGRLDAERRAPGGTGRQAMDRDAEIHRLTARLRTLRRFGLDLCLGRMVAEDGSEPVYVGRLGLTDSEGRRLVVDWRSPAAEPFFGATHANPMGLASRRRYRWSGGRIGDYWDEVFAPDAFAGHAALDDQSAFIASLGSNRSERMRDVLGTIQADQDAIIRAGSRGALVVDGGPGTGKTVVALHRSAYLLYADPRLAHRRGGVLFVGPSRPYLGYVADVLPSLGEEGVQTCTLRDLVEEGATAAPETDPEVARLKASAELVKAVEAAVRFYEEPPTESLTVTTPWSDLRLTAADWAVAFGAAGPGAVHNEARDQVWEELLTLLVEKYDGEEVAPELVRKALGQDRELAAAFDRAWPLLDAAELVGDLWSVPAYLRMAAPWLTRDEVRLLQRADPQAWTVSDLPVLDAARQRVGDPEAWRRRRRQEAAVAAERAGMAQVIDALLADETLIDADADSEGALVMLHGQDMKDTLVDPDGSPGTEPDRLAGPFAHIVVDEAQELTDAEWQMLLVRCPSRSFTVVGDRAQARHGFSEPWRERLERVGLDRVALASLTVNYRTPEEVMAEAEPVIRAVLPDANVPTSIRSGGRPVVHGRVDELASLLDTWLAAHAEGIACVIGDPAFRGTSRVRSLTPELSKGLEFDLVVLVDPEAFGEGVEGAVDRYVAMTRATQELVVLRS; from the coding sequence ATGAACCCCCTCCCCACCAGCGCTTTCCACCTCCCCGACCACCTCTCCCCCAAAGCCGACCCGGCCCTGATCGCCGCCGACGAGCAGCACTTCGCGGCCATCGGCCGGACCCTCGACGCGTCGATCGCCGAGCTGACCGGCCGTCTCGACGCCGAACGCAGGGCGCCCGGCGGCACGGGACGGCAGGCGATGGACCGGGACGCGGAGATCCACCGGCTCACCGCCCGCCTGCGCACCCTGCGCCGCTTCGGACTCGACCTGTGCCTGGGGCGCATGGTCGCCGAGGACGGCTCCGAACCCGTGTACGTCGGCCGGCTCGGCCTCACCGACAGCGAGGGCCGCCGGCTGGTGGTCGACTGGCGCTCCCCCGCCGCCGAGCCGTTCTTCGGCGCCACCCACGCCAACCCGATGGGCCTGGCCAGCCGCCGCCGGTACCGCTGGTCCGGTGGCCGGATCGGCGACTACTGGGACGAGGTGTTCGCCCCGGACGCCTTCGCCGGGCATGCCGCACTCGACGACCAGTCCGCCTTCATCGCGAGCCTGGGCTCGAACCGGTCGGAGCGGATGCGGGACGTGCTCGGCACCATCCAGGCCGACCAGGACGCCATCATCCGCGCCGGTTCCCGGGGCGCGCTCGTGGTGGACGGCGGGCCGGGTACGGGAAAGACGGTCGTCGCCCTGCACCGGTCCGCGTACCTCCTGTACGCCGACCCGCGCCTCGCCCACCGGAGGGGCGGCGTCCTCTTCGTCGGCCCGTCCCGGCCCTACCTGGGGTACGTCGCCGATGTGCTGCCGAGCCTCGGGGAGGAGGGCGTCCAGACCTGCACCCTGCGGGACCTGGTGGAGGAGGGGGCCACGGCGGCACCCGAGACCGATCCGGAGGTGGCCCGGCTGAAGGCGTCGGCGGAGCTGGTGAAGGCGGTAGAGGCGGCCGTCCGGTTCTACGAGGAGCCGCCCACCGAGTCTCTGACGGTCACCACCCCCTGGTCCGACCTCCGGCTCACCGCCGCCGACTGGGCCGTGGCGTTCGGGGCGGCCGGACCCGGCGCCGTACACAACGAGGCACGCGACCAGGTATGGGAGGAGCTGCTCACGCTGCTGGTGGAGAAGTACGACGGTGAGGAGGTCGCGCCGGAGCTGGTCCGGAAGGCGCTCGGGCAGGACCGGGAGCTGGCCGCCGCCTTCGACCGGGCGTGGCCCCTGCTGGACGCGGCCGAACTCGTCGGGGACCTGTGGTCGGTCCCCGCCTACCTCCGCATGGCCGCCCCCTGGCTCACCCGGGACGAGGTGCGGTTGTTGCAGCGCGCGGACCCGCAGGCCTGGACGGTCTCCGATCTGCCGGTCCTGGACGCGGCGCGGCAGCGGGTCGGTGACCCGGAGGCGTGGCGGCGCAGGCGTCGGCAGGAGGCGGCCGTGGCCGCCGAACGCGCGGGCATGGCCCAGGTCATCGACGCGCTGCTCGCGGACGAGACCCTGATCGACGCCGATGCCGACAGTGAGGGCGCGCTGGTGATGCTGCACGGCCAGGACATGAAGGACACCCTGGTCGACCCGGACGGATCGCCCGGCACCGAACCGGACCGGCTGGCGGGTCCGTTCGCGCACATCGTCGTGGACGAGGCGCAGGAGCTGACCGACGCCGAGTGGCAGATGCTGCTGGTGCGGTGCCCGTCACGGAGCTTCACCGTCGTCGGGGACCGCGCCCAGGCCCGGCACGGGTTCAGCGAGCCGTGGCGGGAGCGGCTGGAGCGGGTCGGACTCGACCGGGTCGCCCTGGCCTCCCTGACCGTCAACTACCGGACGCCGGAGGAGGTCATGGCGGAGGCCGAGCCGGTGATCCGGGCCGTGCTGCCGGACGCCAATGTGCCGACGTCGATCCGTTCCGGCGGCCGGCCGGTCGTGCACGGGCGCGTGGACGAGCTGGCATCGCTCCTGGACACCTGGCTCGCCGCGCACGCGGAGGGGATCGCCTGTGTCATCGGCGATCCGGCGTTCCGGGGGACATCGCGGGTGCGGTCGCTGACGCCGGAGCTGTCGAAGGGCCTCGAATTCGACCTGGTGGTGCTCGTCGACCCGGAGGCGTTCGGCGAGGGCGTCGAGGGGGCGGTCGACCGGTATGTGGCGATGACGCGGGCGACCCAGGAGCTCGTCGTCCTGAGGAGCTGA
- a CDS encoding aldo/keto reductase yields MPFTALATATTPTAHIGLGLAAVGRPGYINLHRDEDFPDGRDVEDLRARTHELLDAAYAQGVRYVDAARSYGRAEEFLGEWLDARPSFTDLVVGSKWGYTYTADWSTDAEAHEVKDHSLATFERQRAETRELLGDRLDLYQIHSLTPDSPALADKELHERLAALAADGVAVGFSTSGPNQADAIRAALALTVDGNPLFRTVQATYNALETSAAPALAEAHETGLTVIVKEGMANGRLAGDEAPAVFREIAADAGVGGDAVALALVLHQPWAGVVLSGAATVTQLAGNLHAAVVDLDEEQRDRLDALVEEPESYWRHRAALPWH; encoded by the coding sequence ATGCCCTTCACCGCCCTGGCCACCGCGACGACCCCGACCGCCCACATCGGACTGGGCCTCGCAGCCGTCGGCAGGCCCGGATACATCAACCTCCACCGCGACGAGGACTTCCCCGACGGCCGGGACGTGGAGGATCTGCGCGCCCGTACGCACGAGCTGCTGGACGCGGCGTACGCGCAGGGCGTCCGGTACGTCGACGCCGCCCGCTCCTACGGCCGCGCCGAGGAGTTCCTGGGGGAGTGGCTGGACGCCCGGCCCTCCTTCACCGACCTCGTCGTCGGCTCCAAGTGGGGGTACACCTACACCGCCGACTGGAGCACCGACGCCGAGGCCCACGAGGTCAAGGACCACAGCCTCGCCACCTTCGAGCGCCAGCGCGCCGAGACCCGCGAACTCCTCGGGGACCGACTCGACCTCTACCAGATCCACTCGCTCACCCCCGACAGCCCGGCCCTCGCCGACAAGGAGCTCCACGAGCGCCTGGCCGCCCTCGCCGCCGACGGGGTCGCCGTCGGCTTCTCCACCAGCGGCCCCAACCAGGCCGACGCCATCCGGGCCGCGCTCGCCCTCACGGTCGACGGCAACCCCCTCTTCCGTACGGTCCAGGCCACCTACAACGCCCTGGAGACCTCGGCCGCACCCGCCCTCGCCGAGGCCCACGAGACCGGGCTCACCGTGATCGTCAAGGAGGGCATGGCCAACGGGCGCCTCGCCGGGGACGAGGCGCCCGCCGTGTTCCGCGAGATCGCCGCCGACGCGGGGGTGGGCGGCGACGCGGTGGCCCTGGCGCTCGTCCTGCACCAGCCCTGGGCCGGGGTCGTCCTCTCCGGCGCCGCCACCGTCACCCAGCTCGCCGGGAACCTGCACGCGGCCGTCGTCGACCTCGACGAGGAGCAGCGGGACCGGCTGGACGCCCTGGTGGAGGAGCCGGAGTCGTACTGGCGCCACCGCGCGGCCCTGCCCTGGCACTGA
- the argH gene encoding argininosuccinate lyase, producing the protein MSSNNGDVRLWGARFADGPAEALAKLSASVHFDWRLAPYDIAGSRAHARVLNKAGLLTEDELTRMQDGLDQLEADVANGSFTGTIADEDVHTALERGLLERLGPDLGGKLRAGRSRNDQIATLFRMYLRDHARIIGGLIADLQGALVGLAEAHPDVAMPGRTHLQHAQPVLFAHHVLAHVQSLSRDAERLRQWDERTAVSPYGSGALAGSSLGLDPEAVAADLGFEHGSVGNSIDGTASRDFVAEFAFITAMIGVNLSRIAEEVIIWNTKEFSFVTLHDAFSTGSSIMPQKKNPDIAELARGKSGRLIGNLTGLLATLKALPLAYNRDLQEDKEPVFDSCDQLEVLLPAFTGMMATLTVNRERMEELAPAGFSLATDIAEWLVRQGVPFRVAHEVAGACVKECEQHGIELDQLTDEQFAKISEHLTPEVRTVLNVRGALASRNGRGGTAPSAVAVQLAEVKKDLEAQNAWAAARR; encoded by the coding sequence GTGAGCAGCAACAACGGTGACGTCCGGCTCTGGGGCGCGCGTTTCGCCGACGGACCGGCCGAGGCGCTGGCCAAGCTGTCGGCCTCCGTCCACTTCGACTGGCGGCTCGCGCCGTACGACATCGCCGGCTCCCGCGCCCACGCACGCGTCCTCAACAAGGCGGGCCTGCTCACCGAGGACGAGCTGACCCGGATGCAGGACGGCCTCGACCAGCTCGAAGCCGATGTCGCCAACGGCTCCTTCACCGGCACCATCGCCGACGAGGATGTCCACACCGCCCTGGAGCGCGGGCTCCTGGAGCGGCTGGGCCCCGACCTGGGCGGCAAGCTGCGGGCCGGCCGGTCGCGGAACGACCAGATCGCCACCCTCTTCCGAATGTACCTCCGCGACCACGCCCGGATCATCGGCGGCCTCATCGCCGACCTCCAGGGCGCGCTGGTCGGCCTCGCCGAGGCCCACCCGGACGTGGCGATGCCCGGCCGCACCCACCTCCAGCACGCCCAGCCGGTGCTCTTCGCCCACCATGTGCTCGCCCATGTGCAGTCCCTGTCCCGGGACGCCGAGCGGCTGCGCCAGTGGGACGAGCGGACGGCCGTCTCCCCGTACGGCTCGGGGGCGCTGGCCGGGTCCTCGCTCGGTCTCGACCCGGAGGCGGTCGCCGCCGATCTCGGCTTCGAGCACGGTTCGGTCGGCAACTCCATCGACGGCACCGCCTCGCGGGACTTCGTCGCCGAGTTCGCCTTCATCACCGCGATGATCGGCGTCAACCTCTCCCGGATCGCCGAGGAGGTCATCATCTGGAACACGAAGGAGTTCTCCTTCGTCACCCTCCACGACGCCTTCTCCACCGGCTCCTCGATCATGCCGCAGAAGAAGAACCCGGACATCGCCGAGCTGGCCCGGGGCAAGTCCGGCCGCCTCATCGGCAATCTGACCGGCCTCCTCGCCACGCTGAAGGCGCTCCCGCTCGCGTACAACCGCGACCTCCAGGAGGACAAGGAGCCCGTCTTCGACTCCTGCGACCAGCTGGAAGTCCTGCTCCCCGCCTTCACCGGCATGATGGCCACCCTCACCGTCAACCGGGAGCGCATGGAGGAGCTGGCCCCCGCCGGCTTCTCGCTCGCCACCGACATCGCGGAGTGGCTGGTCCGGCAGGGTGTCCCCTTCCGGGTCGCGCACGAAGTCGCGGGCGCCTGCGTCAAGGAGTGCGAGCAGCACGGGATCGAACTCGACCAGCTCACCGACGAGCAGTTCGCGAAGATCTCCGAGCACCTCACCCCGGAGGTCCGCACCGTCCTCAACGTGCGCGGCGCCCTCGCCTCCCGCAACGGCCGGGGCGGAACGGCACCCTCCGCCGTCGCCGTACAGCTCGCCGAGGTGAAGAAGGACCTGGAGGCGCAGAACGCCTGGGCGGCCGCCCGCCGCTAG
- a CDS encoding argininosuccinate synthase, whose amino-acid sequence MTERVVLAYSGGLDTSVAIGWIAEETGAEVIAVAVDVGQGGEDLDVIRKRALACGAVEAEVADAKDEFAEEYCLPAIKANALYMDRYPLVSALSRPTIVKHLVAAAKKHNAGIVAHGCTGKGNDQVRFEAGISALGPDLKCIAPVRDYAMTRDKAIAFCEEKNLPIATTKKSPYSIDQNVFGRAVETGFLEDIWNAPIEDIYEYTSNPATPREADEVVISFKEGVPVAIDGRPVTVLQAIQQLNERAGAQGIGRIDMVEDRLVGIKSREVYEAPGAIALITAHQELENVTVERELARYKRQVEQRWGEMVYDGLWFSPLKRALDGFINEANQHVTGDIRMTLHAGRAVVTGRKSDESLYDFNLATYDSGDTFDQSKAQGFIELFGLSSKIAAKRDLA is encoded by the coding sequence GTGACCGAGCGCGTCGTACTCGCCTACTCGGGCGGCCTGGACACCTCCGTCGCCATCGGCTGGATCGCCGAGGAGACGGGCGCCGAGGTCATCGCCGTTGCCGTGGACGTCGGCCAGGGCGGCGAGGACCTGGACGTCATCCGCAAGCGCGCGCTCGCCTGCGGTGCCGTCGAAGCCGAGGTCGCGGACGCCAAGGACGAGTTCGCCGAGGAGTACTGCCTCCCGGCGATCAAGGCCAACGCCCTCTACATGGACCGCTATCCGCTGGTCTCGGCCCTCTCGCGGCCGACGATCGTCAAGCACCTCGTCGCCGCCGCCAAGAAGCACAACGCCGGGATCGTCGCCCACGGCTGCACCGGCAAGGGCAACGACCAGGTCCGCTTCGAGGCCGGCATCTCCGCGCTCGGCCCCGACCTGAAGTGCATCGCCCCGGTCCGCGACTACGCGATGACCCGGGACAAGGCGATCGCCTTCTGCGAGGAGAAGAACCTCCCGATCGCGACCACCAAGAAGTCCCCGTACTCCATCGACCAGAACGTCTTCGGGCGCGCCGTAGAGACGGGCTTCCTGGAGGACATCTGGAACGCGCCGATCGAGGACATCTACGAGTACACCTCCAACCCCGCCACCCCGCGCGAGGCCGACGAGGTCGTCATCTCCTTCAAGGAGGGCGTCCCGGTCGCCATCGACGGCCGTCCCGTCACCGTCCTCCAGGCGATCCAGCAGCTCAACGAGCGGGCCGGCGCCCAGGGCATCGGCCGGATCGACATGGTCGAGGACCGGCTCGTGGGCATCAAGTCCCGTGAGGTGTACGAGGCGCCCGGCGCGATCGCGCTGATCACCGCCCACCAGGAGCTGGAGAACGTCACGGTCGAGCGCGAGCTGGCCCGCTACAAGCGGCAGGTGGAGCAGCGCTGGGGCGAGATGGTCTACGACGGCCTGTGGTTCTCCCCGCTGAAGCGGGCCCTGGACGGCTTCATCAACGAGGCCAACCAGCACGTCACCGGCGACATCCGGATGACCCTGCACGCGGGCCGCGCCGTCGTCACCGGCCGGAAGTCCGACGAGTCGCTGTACGACTTCAACCTCGCCACCTACGACTCGGGCGACACCTTCGACCAGTCCAAGGCGCAGGGCTTCATCGAGCTCTTCGGCCTCTCGTCGAAGATCGCCGCCAAGCGCGACCTCGCCTGA